The following coding sequences lie in one Phalacrocorax aristotelis chromosome 4, bGulAri2.1, whole genome shotgun sequence genomic window:
- the CHRNA9 gene encoding neuronal acetylcholine receptor subunit alpha-9 codes for MKRSSLSSFSVFLWLLFTALMLQAVESAKGKYAHALFNELFEDYSNALRPVEDTDKVLNVTLQITLSQIKDMDEKNQILSAYLWIRQSWYDAYLKWDKDKYDGLDSIRIPSNLVWRPDIVLYNKADDDFSEPVNTNVVLRYDGKITWDTPAITKSSCVVDVSYFPFDSQQCNLTFGSWTYNGNQVDIINSLDSGDLSDFVEDVEWEIHGMPAVKNVITYGCCSEPYPDVTFTLILKRKSSFYIFNLLLPCILISFLAPLGFYLPADSGEKVSLGVTVLLALTVFQLMVAEIMPPSENVPLIGKYYIATMTMITASTALTIIIMNLHHCGSEAKPVPQWAKVVILDYMSKIFFVYDVGENCASPKREKEEEHKLEEDDGCQRRHKEVRSHLSNRNEDSDLKEKLNGDLNKSYGVHGENREAVNCCSCYKMLIKNIEYIANCVRDHKANRAKGIEWKKVAKVMDRFFMWIFFIMVFFMSVLIIGKAA; via the exons ATGAAGAGAAGTAGCCTGTCCTCCTTTTCCGTCTTTCTCTGGTTGCTGTTTACAGcgctgatgcttcaag CTGTAGAATCAGCCAAAGGAAAATATGCTCACGCGCTGTTTAATGAACTGTTTGAAGACTACTCAAATGCTCTAAGACCCGTGGAAGACACAGACAAAGTACTGAATGTCACCCTTCAGATCACATTGTCCCAAATTAAAGACATG GATGAAAAGAACCAAATTTTGTCAGCTTACTTATGGATTCGACAAAGCTGGTATGATGCATACCTCAAATGGGACAAAGATAAATATGATGGGTTGGATTCTATCAGGATTCCAAGCAATTTGGTTTGGAGACCAGATATTGTCCTATATAACAA gGCTGATGATGACTTTTCAGAACCAGTGAATACTAATGTTGTGTTGAGATATGATGGAAAAATCACTTGGGATACACCTGCTATCACAAAGAGCTCATGTGTAGTGGATgtatcttattttccttttgacagCCAGCAGTGCAACCTTACATTTGGGTCCTGGACCTATAATGGTAATCAGGTAGACATCATCAATTCTCTTGATAGTGGTGATCTTTCTGACTTTGTAGAAGATGTGGAATGGGAGATTCATGGTATGCCAGCAGTTAAGAATGTCATCACTTACGGCTGCTGCTCTGAGCCTTATCCAGATGTGACCTTCACACTGATTTTGAAAAGGAAGTCTTCATTCTACATATTTAATCTGTTGCTGCCTTGCATTTTGATCTCTTTCCTGGCCCCACTGGGATTTTATCTTCCTGCAGACTCTGGGGAAAAAGTGTCTCTTGGTGTTACAGTTCTTCTTGCTCTGACTGTGTTCCAGCTGATGGTGGCAGAGATCATGCCTCCCTCTGAAAATGTACCTTTGATAG GAAAGTATTACATAGCAACGATGACCATGATCACAGCTTCCACTGCATTGACAATCATTATAATGAATCTCCACCACTGTGGCTCAGAAGCAAAGCCTGTTCCACAGTGGGCCAAGGTGGTTATTTTGGACTACATGtcaaaaatcttttttgtttatgaTGTGGGTGAAAATTGCGCAAGTCcgaaaagagagaaggaagaagaacaCAAGTTAGAGGAAGATGATGGGTGTCAGAGGAGGCACAAAGAGGTAAGGAGTCACCTTTCCAATAGGAATGAGGACTCTGATCTCAAGGAGAAGCTCAATGGAGATTTGAATAAAAGCTATGGAGTTCATGGTGAAAACAGGGAGGCTGTTAATTGCTGTTCCTGCTACAAAATGCTGATTAAAAACATTGAGTATATTGCTAATTGCGTTCGAGACCATAAAGCAAACCGGGCCAAAGGAATTGAATGGAAAAAAGTTGCAAAAGTGATGGACAGGTTTTTCATGTGGATTTTCTTTATCATGGTGTTTTTTATGAGCGTGCTGATCATTGGGAAAGCAGCGTAA